A region of Vespula vulgaris chromosome 1, iyVesVulg1.1, whole genome shotgun sequence DNA encodes the following proteins:
- the LOC127064674 gene encoding 60S ribosomal protein L22-like gives MALTVAKKTKGSSSKKQALRGKGQKKKVSLKFTIDCTHPVEDNIMDVANFEKYLQERIKVSGKTNNFGNNVTIERNKMKLSVNSDIDFSKRYLKYLTKKYLKKNKLRDWLRVVSQDKETYELRYFQINSQEDDDEEDAE, from the exons ATGGCTCTG ACTGTAGCAAAGAAAACCAAAGGCTCAAGTAGCAAAAAGCAAGCCCTTCGTGGCAAGGGccaaaagaagaaagtgtCGCTCAAGTTTACGATCGACTGCACACATCCTGTGGAGGATAATATTATGGATGTAGCTAATTTT GAAAAATACCttcaagaaagaataaaagttaGCGGGAAAACAAACAATTTTGGAAACAATGTTACCATTGAACGTAACAAAATGAAACTTTCTGTTAACAGTGATATTGATTTTTCTAAACG ATATCTCAAATACTtgacaaagaaatatttgaagaagaataaattgcGTGATTGGTTACGTGTAGTGTCACAAGATAAAGAGACCTATGAGTTACGATACTTCCAGATTAACAGTCAGGAAGACGATGACGAGGAGGACGCggagtaa
- the LOC127064636 gene encoding putative ammonium transporter 3 isoform X2, with the protein MEEDNYERNITNSTIYIYTSSIYNLTQEDSNWIVTSSFIIFTMQTESGCVSLKNEVNIMMKNVVDIVLGGLTYWIFGFGMSFGVNKPTNFFIGSGGLLIDPPVGSELMGPICAAFLFQLSFATTSTTIVSGAMAERCNFKAYCLFSFLNTIVYCIPAGWVWGDHGFLKSLGVVDIAGSGPVHLVGGVSALACAIMLGPRLGRYDSGIEPLPLGCPVNAIMGLFVLWWGWLAFNSGSTYGVSGQRWQYAARAAVSTMMGSIGGGLVGLGFSLTNPNGIDILSQINGILGALVAITGGCFLYCAWESIIIGMIGGFITCFIMPMLDKIHIDDPVGASATHGASGIWGVIAIGLFADNPYPLDTTSGRSGLFKGGGWYLLGVQSLSVLCLASWSFISSIILLWLIDKILPIRMKEDEELLGADLVEHRIRHVQIGVSRAMSAFDSSTLVDTLNKVHPVGINPGHDLYISKNKRKRYGNLININNLRIKKKSSISSPVHAITNSATSIKNIPHLAWID; encoded by the exons ATGGAAGAAGATAATTATGAACGCAATATTACTAACagtactatttatatatatacaagttcAATTTACAATCTTACTCAGGAAGATAGTAATTGGATAGTTACCagttcttttatcattttcactATGCAAACAG AATCAGGATGTGTTTCTCTAAAAAATGAAGTCAATATAATGATGAAAAATGTGGTAGACATAGTTCTTGGTGGATTAACTTATTGGATATTTGGATTTGGCATGAGTTTTGGTGTAAATAAACCcactaatttttttattggtaGTGGAGGTTTATTAATTGATCCACCTGTAGGTAGTGAACTTATGGGTCCTATTTGTgctgcatttttatttcaattaagcTTTGCTACAACATCTACAACTATTGTTAGTGGTGCAATGGCTGAAAG ATGTAATTTTAAAGCTTATTgccttttctcatttttaaatacaatcgTATATTGTATACCAGCAGGGTGGGTATGGGGTGATCATGGATTTCTAAAATCTTTGGGTGTAGTTGATATAGCTGGATCAGGGCCAGTACATCTTGTTGGTGGAGTTTCag ctCTTGCATGTGCCATAATGCTTGGACCAAGATTAGGCAGATATGACTCTGGAATAGAACCTTTACCTTTGGGCTGTCCTGTAAATGCTATAATGGGGTTGTTTGTACTATG gtGGGGATGGCTAGCATTTAATAGTGGTAGTACATATGGTGTAAGTGGTCAACGTTGGCAATATGCCGCAAGAGCAGCTGTTTCTACAATGATGGGAAGTATAGGTGGTGGTTTAGTTGGCCTTGGATTTAGTTTGACTAATCCAAATGGGATTGATATCTTGAGTCAAATAAATGGAATTCTGGGTGCATTGGTTGCCATTACAG GTGGATGTTTTTTGTATTGTGCTTGggaatcgataataataggGATGATAGGTGGATTTATTACTTGTTTTATAATGCCAATGTTagataaaatacatattgatGATCCTGTTGGAGCATCTGCTACACACG gaGCAAGTGGAATATGGGGTGTCATAGCTATTGGTTTGTTTGCTGATAATCCATATCCTCTAGACACTACCAGTGGTAGAAGTGGTTTATTCAAGG gtGGAGGTTGGTATTTGTTAGGTGTACAGAGTTTATCTGTATTATGTTTAGCTAGTTGgagttttatttcttccatAATATTACTGTGG TTAATTGATAAAATCTTACcaataagaatgaaagaggaTGAAGAATTACTTGGTGCTGATTTAGTAGAACACAGAATACGACACGTACAG ATTGGAGTGAGCAGAGCAATGTCTGCTTTTGATTCTTCTACATTAGTTGATACTTTAAATAAGGTGCACCCTGTGGGAATAAATCCag gTCATGATTTATACATCTCAAAAAACAAACGTAAGAGATATggaaatttgataaatattaataatttacgtataaaaaaaaaatcttcgattTCTTCACCAGTACATGCAATAACAAACTCTGCgacatctataaaaaatataccacACTTGGCATGGattgattaa
- the LOC127064685 gene encoding gamma-aminobutyric acid receptor-associated protein — protein sequence MKFEYKEGHPFEKRKAEGEKIRRKYPDRVPVIVEKAPKAKISDLDKQKYLVPSDLTVGQFYFLIRKRIHLRPEDALFFFVNNIIPPTSATMGSLYAEHHEEDFFLYIAYSDENVYGH from the exons ATGAAGTTTGAATACAAGGAGGGGCATCCtttcgagaagagaaaggcTGAGGGTGAAAAGATACGACGAAAGTATCCGGACAGGGTGcct GTGATCGTTGAAAAGGCACCTAAAGCCAAAATTAGTGATCtggataaacaaaaatatcttgtacCATCTGACCTGACTGTTGGACAATTTTACTTTCTAATCCGCAAGAGGATTCACCTTCGCCCAGAGGATGctttgttcttctttgttAACAATATCATTCCTCCTACAAGCGCAACCATGGGATCTCTATACGcg GAACATCATGAGGAGGACTTCTTCCTATACATAGCTTACAGCGATGAAAATGTGTATGGGCACTAA
- the LOC127064636 gene encoding putative ammonium transporter 3 isoform X1, producing MEEDNYERNITNSTIYIYTSSIYNLTQEDSNWIVTSSFIIFTMQTGFGMLESGCVSLKNEVNIMMKNVVDIVLGGLTYWIFGFGMSFGVNKPTNFFIGSGGLLIDPPVGSELMGPICAAFLFQLSFATTSTTIVSGAMAERCNFKAYCLFSFLNTIVYCIPAGWVWGDHGFLKSLGVVDIAGSGPVHLVGGVSALACAIMLGPRLGRYDSGIEPLPLGCPVNAIMGLFVLWWGWLAFNSGSTYGVSGQRWQYAARAAVSTMMGSIGGGLVGLGFSLTNPNGIDILSQINGILGALVAITGGCFLYCAWESIIIGMIGGFITCFIMPMLDKIHIDDPVGASATHGASGIWGVIAIGLFADNPYPLDTTSGRSGLFKGGGWYLLGVQSLSVLCLASWSFISSIILLWLIDKILPIRMKEDEELLGADLVEHRIRHVQIGVSRAMSAFDSSTLVDTLNKVHPVGINPGHDLYISKNKRKRYGNLININNLRIKKKSSISSPVHAITNSATSIKNIPHLAWID from the exons ATGGAAGAAGATAATTATGAACGCAATATTACTAACagtactatttatatatatacaagttcAATTTACAATCTTACTCAGGAAGATAGTAATTGGATAGTTACCagttcttttatcattttcactATGCAAACAG GTTTTGGTATGTTAGAATCAGGATGTGTTTCTCTAAAAAATGAAGTCAATATAATGATGAAAAATGTGGTAGACATAGTTCTTGGTGGATTAACTTATTGGATATTTGGATTTGGCATGAGTTTTGGTGTAAATAAACCcactaatttttttattggtaGTGGAGGTTTATTAATTGATCCACCTGTAGGTAGTGAACTTATGGGTCCTATTTGTgctgcatttttatttcaattaagcTTTGCTACAACATCTACAACTATTGTTAGTGGTGCAATGGCTGAAAG ATGTAATTTTAAAGCTTATTgccttttctcatttttaaatacaatcgTATATTGTATACCAGCAGGGTGGGTATGGGGTGATCATGGATTTCTAAAATCTTTGGGTGTAGTTGATATAGCTGGATCAGGGCCAGTACATCTTGTTGGTGGAGTTTCag ctCTTGCATGTGCCATAATGCTTGGACCAAGATTAGGCAGATATGACTCTGGAATAGAACCTTTACCTTTGGGCTGTCCTGTAAATGCTATAATGGGGTTGTTTGTACTATG gtGGGGATGGCTAGCATTTAATAGTGGTAGTACATATGGTGTAAGTGGTCAACGTTGGCAATATGCCGCAAGAGCAGCTGTTTCTACAATGATGGGAAGTATAGGTGGTGGTTTAGTTGGCCTTGGATTTAGTTTGACTAATCCAAATGGGATTGATATCTTGAGTCAAATAAATGGAATTCTGGGTGCATTGGTTGCCATTACAG GTGGATGTTTTTTGTATTGTGCTTGggaatcgataataataggGATGATAGGTGGATTTATTACTTGTTTTATAATGCCAATGTTagataaaatacatattgatGATCCTGTTGGAGCATCTGCTACACACG gaGCAAGTGGAATATGGGGTGTCATAGCTATTGGTTTGTTTGCTGATAATCCATATCCTCTAGACACTACCAGTGGTAGAAGTGGTTTATTCAAGG gtGGAGGTTGGTATTTGTTAGGTGTACAGAGTTTATCTGTATTATGTTTAGCTAGTTGgagttttatttcttccatAATATTACTGTGG TTAATTGATAAAATCTTACcaataagaatgaaagaggaTGAAGAATTACTTGGTGCTGATTTAGTAGAACACAGAATACGACACGTACAG ATTGGAGTGAGCAGAGCAATGTCTGCTTTTGATTCTTCTACATTAGTTGATACTTTAAATAAGGTGCACCCTGTGGGAATAAATCCag gTCATGATTTATACATCTCAAAAAACAAACGTAAGAGATATggaaatttgataaatattaataatttacgtataaaaaaaaaatcttcgattTCTTCACCAGTACATGCAATAACAAACTCTGCgacatctataaaaaatataccacACTTGGCATGGattgattaa